A DNA window from Arachis hypogaea cultivar Tifrunner chromosome 18, arahy.Tifrunner.gnm2.J5K5, whole genome shotgun sequence contains the following coding sequences:
- the LOC112769316 gene encoding proteasome subunit alpha type-3, with amino-acid sequence MSSIGTGYDLSVTTFSPDGRVFQIEYAAKAVDNSGTVIGIKCKDGIVLGVEKLIASKMMLPGSNRRIHSVHRHSGMAVAGLAADGRQIVARTKSEATNYDSVYGEPIPVKELAERVASYVHLCTLYWWLRPFGCGVILGGYDRDGPQLYMVEPSGVSYRYFGAAIGKGRQAAKTEIEKLKLTDMTCRQGVIEVAKIIYGVHDEAKDKDFELEMSWVCDESNRQHQKVPDELLEEAKAAAKAALEEMDAD; translated from the exons ATGAGCAGCATCGGAACAGGTTACGACCTATCGGTCACTACTTTCTCACCAGATGGCCGCGTTTTCCAGATCGAGTACGCCGCCAAGGCCGTCGACAATAGCGG GACTGTTATAGGGATCAAATGCAAGGATGGCATTGTGTTG GGCGTGGAGAAACTTATTGCTTCAAAAATGATGTTACCGGGTTCTAATCGGAGAATACACTCGGTTCATCGCCACTCTGGCATG GCCGTGGCAGGGTTAGCAGCTGATGGTAGGCAAATTGTTGCGAGGACCAAGTCTGAAGCAACTAACTATGACAG TGTGTATGGAGAACCTATTCCTGTTAAGGAACTTGCTGAACGCGTGGCTAGTTATGTGCACCTTTGCACACTATACTGGTGGCTCAG ACCTTTTGGATGTGGCGTCATACTAGGAGGTTATGATAGAGATGGACCACAATTGTACATGGTTGAACCTTCTGGCGTTTCCTAT AGATATTTTGGTGCTGCAATTGGGAAAGGCAGGCAGGCTGCAAAAAC AGAGATCGAGAAGTTAAAGCTTACTGACATGACTTGCCGTCAAGGGGTTATTGAAGTAGCCAAGAT TATTTATGGAGTTCATGATGAGGCAAAGGATAAAGACTTTGAACTTGAAATGAGTTGGGTATGTGATGAATCAAATCGCCAGCATCAAAAG GTCCCTGATGAGCTTctagaagaagctaaggcagcaGCCAAAGCTGCTCTTGAAGAAATGGATGCAGATTAG
- the LOC112771632 gene encoding vacuolar protein sorting-associated protein 29: MVLVLALGDLHIPHRAPDLPAKFKSMLVPGKIQHIICTGNLSIKEVHDYLKTLCPDLHITRGEYDEDTRYPETKTLTIGQFKLGLCHGHQVIPWGDLDSLAMLQRQLDVDILVTGHTHQFTAYKHEGGVVINPGSATGAYSSITYDVNPSFVLMDIDGLRVVVYVYELIDGEVKVDKIDFKKTASIHTAH; the protein is encoded by the exons ATGGTGTTGGTGTTGGCTCTTGGGGATTTACACATACCACATAGGGCTCCTGATCTCCCTGCTAAGTTCAAATCCATGCTTGTTCCTGGCAAGATCCAACACATTATTTGTACAGGGAACCTTTCTATCAAG gaagttcatgactacttAAAGACTCTTTGTCCAGACTTGCATATAACTCGTGGTGAGTATGACGAAGATACAAGATATCCAGAGACCAAAACACTGACCATTGGTCAGTTTAAGCTGGGACTATGCCATGGTCATCAG GTTATTCCCTGGGGAGACCTAGACTCACTTGCAATGCTACAGAGGCAGCTAGATGTAGACATCCTTGTCACAGGTCACACACATCAGTTTACCGCATACAAACACGAAGGCGGTGTGGTTATAAATCCTGGTTCTGCAACAGGCGCCTATAGCAGCATCACTTATGATGTGAATCCGAGTTTCGTCCTCATGGACATTGATGGCCTGCGTGTTGTGGTATACGTATATGAACTTATCGATGGAGAGGTTAAGGTTGACAAGATTGACTTTAAGAAAACAGCCTCCATCCACACTGCCCATTAG
- the LOC140181425 gene encoding uncharacterized protein: protein MRQFFVFRLQTRKTQAPTILVSKKLFQQLLVDAYTMIESERLLYFRIHQKKLRAEDYKSLKNAKSTGQTSGSSIGKRIVLPSSFIGGRRYMDGLYHDCVAICGHVGYPDLFITFTCNSKRPKIKRLLDPLHLKPVDRHDIVCRMFKMKLDMLIKDLKKERFFGKVVADVHTIEFQKRGLPHAHILIFLDSLSEFPDPKNIDKVICAKIPNQFEHPDLYKVVKKFMLHGSCGSANIFSPCMKEGRCSKFYPKSFADLTTIDAEGYPIYRRRKTGCYTEKGNMALDNRYVVPYNPSLLMKYQAHMNVEWCNQRREIKYLFKYINKGYDRVTAILDNADDSECSNKVIDEIKNYLDCRYISPCEAVWRIFAYPFILENLLYRD, encoded by the exons ATGCGACAATTTTTTGTATTTAGGCTTCAAACCAGGAAAACACAAGCTCCAACAATACTGGTTTCTAAAAAACTTTTTCAGCAACTTTTAGTGGATGCTTACACTATGATTGAATCAGAACGTTTGTTATATTTTAGGATTCATCAAAAGAAACTTAGAGCTGAAGATTACAAGAGTTTGAAAAATGCTAAATCTACAGGTCAAACAAGTGGCTCAAGTATAGGAAAAAGAATAGTTTTGCCATCAAGTTTTATAGGAGGTAGGCGTTATATGGATGGCTTATACCATGATTGTGTTGCAATTTGTGGTCATGTTGGTTATCCAGATTTGTTCATCACTTTCACATGTAATTCAAAACGGCCAAAGATCAAGCGACTCTTAGACCCTTTACATCTCAAACCAGTAGACCGTCATGACATTGTTTGTCGAATGTTCAAAATGAAGCTTGATATGCTaattaaagatttgaaaaaagaaagattCTTTGGTAAAGTTGTTGCTG ATGTTCATACAATTGAATTTCAGAAACGAGGTCTACCACATGCTCATATTTTGatattcttggattctttaaGTGAATTCCCAGATccaaaaaatatagataaagtAATTTGTGCTAAGATTCCTAATCAATTTGAGCATCCAGATTTGTACAAGGTTGTAAAAAAATTTATGCTTCATGGTTCATGCGGTTCTGCAAATATATTTTCACCATGCATGAAAGAAGGTCGTTGTTCAAAGTTCTATCCCAAATCTTTTGCTGATTTAACAACTATTGATGCTGAAGGGTATCCAATATATAGAAGAAGAAAGACTGGTTGTTATACTGAAAAAGGAAATATGGCTCTAGATAATCGCTATGTTGTTCCTTATAATCCTTCTTTGCTAATGAAATATCAAGCACACATGAATGTTGAGTGgtgtaatcagagaagagaaattaaGTATCTCTTCAAATATATAAACAAGGGTTACGATCGCGTCACTGCTATTTTAGATAATGCTGATGATAGTGAATGCTCAAATAAAGTTATTGATGAAATAAAAAACTATCTTGATTGTAGATATATATCCCCATGTGAAGCTGTTTGGAGAATATTTGCATACCCATTCATTCTAGAGAATCTGCTGTACAGAGATTGA